Genomic segment of Malus domestica chromosome 15, GDT2T_hap1:
GGTTTTCTACGAGAACGGTTTTTAGATATTGTGTGGGTTGAAGACACTACTGCAACAACACTTCACAGGGAGATAAAAAAAGTATTTGCTTTCCATGAGTTGCCTATAAACAAGTTACGAGGTCAAGGCTACGATGGTGCGAGTAATATGCGAGGTCAGTGGAATGGGCTACAATCTTTATTTATTAAAGAGTGTTCATCTGCTTATTACGTGCATTGTTTTTCTTATCAACTGCAATTGGCATTAGTTGCAGCATCAAAAGAAGTAGCTGTTATCTGGTTATTCTTTTCAACATTAGGTTTAATTGTAAATGTTATTACTACTTCTCCAAAGTGTCATACTCAGCTGCAGGTTGCACACACAGTGAACATTGAAGAGTTGGTAGGTGCTGGTGAACTTGAGATGGGAAGGTGAGCTAATCAAATCGGTACTATACATCGACCTGGAGCTACTCGTTGGGGTTCTCATTATGATTCAGTGTGTGACTTGATACATATGTACGACGCGTCTTGTACAGTACTTGAGAACATAAAGAATGATAGATCTGCTACAAACTCTTTGCGTAGGGAAGCTACTGGTGCTTATAATGCAATCAGATCTTTTGAATTTACTTTCATCTTGCATCTATTGCAGGAGATCATGGGAATCACTGATATCCTTTATCGTGAACTGAAAATAAGTCACAAGACATTCTGAATGCTATGAATCTagtcactactacaaaagatgTCCTCCAGAAGTTGCGATTGGATGGTTGGGCTACCTTTATTGATAAAGTGAGTTTATTCTGCAAAAAACATGACTTTGATATGCTCGATATGAATGCTCAATACAAAGTAGGAACTGGCCATTCTTGTCAGCAAACAGATCATATTACATTTGAGCATCATTATCACATTGATATCTTCAATAATGCAATAGATTTTCAGTTGGCAAAGCTAAATAGCAGGTTTAGTGAGGAGGCAATGGAACTTCTTATTCTCAGTTCAGCTTTAGAACCAAGAGAAGCTTTTAAGGGGTTCAACATTGATCACATTTGCAAGCTTGCAGAGAAATTTTATTCTATGGATTTCACAGAAAAAGAGCTACATACGTTGAGATGTGAGTTGAAAATCTATGAATCAGACATACCGCATCATCCTGTCTTTCAAAAAATGTCTACTACTTCGGAATTATGTCGGGGATTTGTTGAAACAAAGAGGTCCGAAAggtactatttgattgataggtTAATTCGACTTGTATTAACTCTTCTCGTTTCTACAGCAACTACTGAACGAGCTTTTTCAGCAatgaatcttattaaaacaagaCGTCACAACAAGATGGAAAGTGAATTTCTAGCAGATTCAATGGTTGTGTACATTGAAAAAGAGCTTGCCGAAAAGATTGATTCAGAAGAAATAACCAAGGATTTCAATTCCATTAAGGATCGAAGGGCACAACTTGAATAGgtactttttcttttatttgttaagTTGTTATGACAAGATTGATGATGTATGTTTCTTTCTACTATAAGTTGCAACTTcaaatgttttctttgttaaatctaGTTGAAACTTGCTTTATTCTAAATTTCTTACTTTAAATTATTGCTTTCAAGTTTGTCATTGTGTAACTTTATGTaagtaacaaaaaaatttaaccatttGATCTCCTAGTAATAATTTTAGTTTAGCCCACCCACCAAATAATTCCTGGCTCCGCTATTGATAACTTTAACTTCCAATTACgacttaattttatttaacttgGACAATCAAACTTTCTAGGTTTGACTAGAAACGGGAAGTTTCTTTGAGCTCAATCTACTTGTTTATTCCATTCAAGGGCCACACCCATATGCCTGGCAATCCAAACTtctcttttccatttttttcctcttGACGCGAGAAAAGTGGATGACCCAACATCAACATTTGTCGGGCTAAAAGTTTGACAtttatgaaaattaaatttaagtcGAAACAAATTTGGAAATGCATTAATAAACTTGTTCATTAACTGATAGATTAGGGATGTATCAAGGCCGCTTTATAGCAAATTGCAAGTGTAGATTGTTTTGGTGGTTAAAGACCTTTTCTTCCACTTACTGTGTTTTGGGTTCAAACTCTCTCCCTCCTCTTAGTATATATTAGTGTAAAATATcgcttataattaaaaaaaaaaaagagtgtaaATCACGTATGACCAAGTTTTAGAAGCCTAGGTATGAGTGAAACTGTAAATTCATACGTTTTGTACCAAAATCGTCAATGACAATTTGTTCAGACATTGGGCAACCATATATGTTTCAAAGTGTAAattctacattttttttaaagaaagtaTTAATGTCCCATAAAAACGCCGTACACATTGTTGAAGAAGGTGAACAAGAGGTAATATGTGCGCTCTAGATGCCCAAGAAGTTGATCAAGTTGTTCTACTATTGTTTTGCAGTAGTTTGAATGAGTGTAATACATAGAAATCATACCTATATGTAGTTTGAGTTTTGTCTTGAGTTTCATACCTATAACATACGTATAACATATGGGTATCACACTCATAAGTATAATATATTGAACTCGTGATTAGTATCACACTCAAATTTTTTAGCCTACTGTAAACATTAATATCACACGCACTTTTTTTGGGCAAACTGTGGAAGGCTTAAGGGCATCTCCAATGCAAATATGTAAAACTGGAGATGCAATTGAATCTTTTGCATTTCCGCTATCATCTTTAGTAGAATACTAACAAATGATACCCATGCGATGTTGCGGGATTAAAAAccgtataattttttttgtataaagcACTATTTTCATACAAAAGATAATAATTGATGTGTATGTACATACTATTTGTCAAGAAAGTCGGAGGCGGAAGAGGAGACTGGAGGAGGTGGATGAGGTAGTGGAAAAGATGAGGTTTGCAGTTTGTAGTGTCAGACATAAGCGGCCTTTTATTGTAGAAGAAGAGGAGACCACCTGTGAGGGGTCTCCTTGGTCGCCATGAAAACATTATGTTGGAACTGTCAGGGAATTGAGGGGTCCCTGACAGTGGATGCCTTGGTTGAGCAGGTGAGGCTTTGTAACCCCGGGGTAGTGTTCTTACTGGAGACGAAGAATAAAAGTGATCATTACATGTATTTACTTAAGTTACTAAGGATGGATTATACACAACTGGTGGAGCCAAAGGGTATTGGTGGAGGTTTATGTGTGTTTTGGAAAGATGAAGTGAATATTTCGAGTGTTGTGTGGAATAGTTTCTTTATTGAGGTGGGTTTTGGCGGTGATCCATTACATTTGGATTGGAGGATGATAGTTGTCTATGCAAGTACGGGTGATAAACGGAGAAGAGGTTAATGGCAGGAGCTTAGTAGGAGGATTGGTAGTTCGTATGGATCATGCGTTGTGATTGGTGACTTTAATGATATTGTGGATGACGAGGAAAAAGAGGGGGTAATTACCGGTCAATGGCGAGTATGAGGGACTTCAGGGAGTTTTTAGCTGATAATGAGCTATTGGATTTGGGGTTTGACGGTAATCCTTTTACATGGCGGAATAAACGGGATGATGGCATGATTTAGCAATGGTTGGACAAAGGGGTGGCGACTTCAGGTTGGTTAAATTTATTTCCGCGGACGAAAGTTAGTCATGTGGTTTTGGAGGGTTCGGACCATTCCATGTTAATTCTCTCCTCTcattaggcctggcaaacgggttgtgtctgtcgtgttcgtgttgttttcgtgcaacacctgttatcttaacgagtcgtgtcgtgtcacacctgttatcttaactgGTCCTTAACAGGtagggtcactttacccaacgggtaaagtgacccgacctgttaagaaaaatatttttgtttcttaaatttgcacataccacacattgccacttaaatattacttcaaaatattaaaacacatttatcgttttagtactacatctacacttgaaaataagatcctaattaaaaaaacaatcaaacactactagtctattacaaaatattaaatgtgcaaggatatgcaaaatgaaagagtttttgttttcaaggttgtgaagcctttcattaagtataacataagattttgtggtatccactagtgtaaatattttaaattaaagatcgagttcattcattgtatttatatagggtcaaggagtgtagctgtaaaaaaatcatcaaaatcggagttaaattaaccgttaaatcatgattttgcGTTGACAattgtcgaaaagttttgttctgttacttgatctttgaatgtttgctttttgcaattttatgcgatctcaaagcatatacaaacaagtttgatggttggatcattgaaattagtttcatagaatgcgtatctcatcaaaacgatagattcactaacacataGAGTTTTATTTAtcctttcattaagtataacataagattttgtgatatccacttgtgtaaatattttaaattgaagatcgaattcattcattgcattcatatagggtcaatgagtgtagctgtaaaaaatcatcaaaatcagagttaaaataaccattcaaTCGTGATTtcttgtttataaccgtcgaaaatttttgtcccgttacctgatctctgaatgtttgttttttacgatttttggcgtatgcgatctcgaagcatatacaaacaattttgacggttggatcgttgaaattagtttcgtaggatgcgtatcccattaaaatgatagattcactaacacttagagtttgtttatactttcattaaacataacataagtttttgtggtatccacttgtgtaaatattttaaattgaagatcaaattcagtcattgtattcatatagggtcgaggagtgtagctgtaaaaaaaaagggaaaattaggttcacatccttctttttgttactccattgattaaaatcctattcattttcaatttttgatcaaggtccttgggtattaataacatcattaattatttgaataataaaatatttttatttttaaatatattcctttaatgttaaaaatgttacaattagtatatttatatttatggctaaatttttttatcatatatttttatttttagtttgtacctatttttaatttgtaaatattttttaatttgtaccaattttcttttcatttttaatttggacccatatattaggtttttttttgtccccatattttttaaagttttatttgtgtttgtacccatgtgtatacagTCACGTgatattgtatatttaatcaatgatagaaaaattacatatggtatatttatgttttatgcctaaactttgtatcatatatatttttagtttgtacccacttttaatttgcaacatttttttttaaatttgtagtattttctttttagttttattttgtacccatgtattaatttcttttagcgcctatatttttaaaaattcatttgtattcataatttttaatcttttatctgtactctaatttatttctaatgtacccattattctttattaatgtaccactttgttatatgtgaaatgtaccaattgttttaacactatggatacattcttttgccatttattatttcttatttttatatagtttttatccatttattcaatcaaaatatttgaatttttttattgtaaccgtttctaatagtattataatgagggattttaaatttataggattataaatctcataaaatatcaaacaattaatgtcaaaactataaaaatataaatattaatagtaatataatgaagtgtacaaagtcaaggggcCTTGATCAAACTtcgaatactattaaggttttaatcaaagaatgttaaggattaggaaccgcatccaaaatatcccaaaaaaaaatcatcaaaatcggagttaaaataactgttaaatcgtgatttttcgtttatagccttcgaaaagttttgtctcgttacttgatctctgaatgtttgttttttacgatttttggcgtatgcgatctcgaagcatatacaaaaaagtttgacggttggatcattgaaattagttttgtagaatacATATTTCATCAAAACGATAtgttcactaacacttaagagcttatttatccttttattaagtctaacataagattttgtggtatccacttgtataaatattttaaattgaagatcgaattcactcattgtattcatatagggtcaatgagtgtaattgtaaaaaatcatcaaaatcggagttaaaataaccgttaaatcgtgatttttcgtttataaccgttgaaaagttttgtctcgttacttgatttctgaatgtttgttttttgcgatttttggcgtatgcgatctcgaagcatatacaaacaagtttgacggttggatcgttgaaattagttttgtaggatgcgtatcccatcaaaatgatagattcactaacatttaagagtttatttatactttcattaagcatAACATAagttttgtggtatccacttgtgtaaatattttaaattgaagatcaaatttaatcattgtattcatatagggtcaaggagtgtaactgtaaaaaaatcatcaaaatcggagttaaaataaccgttaaatcgtgatttttcgtttataaccgtcgaaaagttttgtctcgttacttaatctctgaatgtttgttttttatgatttttggcgtatgcgatctcgaagcgtatacaaacaagtttgacagttggatcattgaaattagttttgtagaatatgtatctcatcaaaacaatatattcactaacacttgagagtttatttattcttttattaagtattacataagattttgtggtatccacttgtata
This window contains:
- the LOC139191955 gene encoding uncharacterized protein, which translates into the protein MNAQYKVGTGHSCQQTDHITFEHHYHIDIFNNAIDFQLAKLNSRFSEEAMELLILSSALEPREAFKGFNIDHICKLAEKFYSMDFTEKELHTLRSTTERAFSAMNLIKTRRHNKMESEFLADSMVVYIEKELAEKIDSEEITKDFNSIKDRRAQLE